One region of Azoarcus sp. CIB genomic DNA includes:
- the recC gene encoding exodeoxyribonuclease V subunit gamma, translating to MEHEVVGASDLAGGLMVIHGNHPEALRDVLVAWMKRHPLAPLENELILVQSNGIAQWLKMALAADEAAGGCGIAAALDAFLPSRFVWQAYRAVLGGEAVPEVSPFDKPLLVWRLMRLLPSLLAREAFAPLARFLSDDEDLRKRHQLAERLADLFDQYQMYRADWLAAWAAGEDVLLTARGGREALPAAQAWQPALWRALLADVGPALAGSGRAAVHTRFLAAVAALGDAPRPPALPRRVMVFGISSLPAQTLEVLAAIARWSQVLLCVHNPCEHYWADIVADKDLLRATGSRHARRAGMPAVLADEELHLHAHPLLAAWGKQGRDFIGLLDEHDAGEARDRCARRFAEVGTRIDLFESHGEGCLLHQLQDDIRDLRPLAETRARWPAVDPATDASIRFHVAHGPQREVEILHDQLLAAFNADASLRPRDVIVMVPDIDAYAPHIQAVFGLLDADDPRFIPFTVADQGLRHHDPLLNAVEKLLGLPQSRVAVSDVLDLLDVPALRARFSIAEDDLPLLHRWVRGANIRWGLHAEQRASLGLPAGAERNSWLFGLRRMLLGYAVGGAGDADEAWQGIEPYDEIGGLDAGLVGPLATLLERLDAAWRDLRETATVEDWCRRLRGLLADFFDPADASGAYTLQRLESALQRWQDACAAAGLVEVLPLSVVREHWLAQMDDSGLSQRFFAGAVTFATLMPMRAIPFRHVCLLGMNDGDYPRTRVPMDFDLMGRDYRPGDRSRREDDRYLFLEALLSARERLHVSWVGRSIHDNTARPPSVLVGQLRDHLAAGWRLVGHDGEDAEEGLLAALTVEHRLQPFSPDYFPVDGTGSPLFTYAREWHDGPHRGEGLAADAAPLAPLDESEPLTLRELADFLKEPAKVFLRRRLGVYFELPDPSSEDHEPFALDALQNWQLQDELIAAQLDALGRGEEREAALERALARIERRGELAPGHFAALMQAELAEPMESLFERYAKALADWPEAVEPDEDVAFEHSVGGARLVVADRLGGLRRGADGRRGRVVLERSGLVTKDKRYRRDKLLRHWIAHVAGHLAGAPMTSLVVGKVGDAPIDALDVDAARGWFGSLLDAWHAGLARPLPLAAKTAFAWLDKGGRADTPRDGDAGRAARLAYEGDGFKLRGEIEDSPYLARAWPDFDALWADGEFARLADTLLRPVYQGIGTPKDYKLGLAKGAEA from the coding sequence ATGGAGCATGAGGTCGTAGGGGCGAGCGATCTGGCGGGCGGGCTGATGGTGATCCACGGCAACCACCCGGAGGCGCTGCGCGACGTGCTGGTCGCGTGGATGAAGCGCCATCCGCTGGCGCCGCTGGAAAACGAGCTGATCCTCGTGCAGAGCAACGGCATTGCGCAGTGGCTGAAGATGGCGCTGGCGGCGGACGAGGCGGCGGGCGGCTGCGGCATCGCCGCGGCGCTGGACGCCTTCCTGCCCTCGCGCTTCGTGTGGCAGGCCTACCGCGCGGTGCTGGGCGGCGAGGCGGTGCCGGAGGTGTCGCCCTTCGACAAACCCTTGCTGGTCTGGCGGTTGATGCGCCTCTTGCCGTCCTTGCTCGCGCGCGAGGCGTTCGCGCCGCTCGCGCGCTTCCTCTCGGACGACGAGGATCTGAGGAAGCGCCACCAGCTCGCCGAGCGCCTCGCCGATCTCTTCGACCAGTACCAGATGTACCGCGCCGACTGGCTCGCGGCCTGGGCGGCGGGCGAGGACGTGCTGCTCACGGCGCGCGGCGGGCGCGAAGCCTTGCCGGCCGCACAAGCCTGGCAGCCGGCGCTGTGGCGCGCGCTGCTGGCGGACGTCGGCCCGGCGCTCGCGGGCAGCGGCCGCGCGGCGGTGCATACGCGCTTCCTCGCGGCGGTTGCCGCGCTGGGGGACGCGCCGCGCCCGCCCGCGCTGCCGCGCCGCGTGATGGTGTTCGGCATCTCGTCGCTGCCGGCGCAGACGCTGGAAGTGCTGGCGGCGATCGCGCGGTGGAGCCAGGTGCTGCTGTGCGTGCATAACCCGTGCGAGCACTACTGGGCCGACATCGTCGCGGACAAGGATCTGCTGCGCGCGACCGGCTCGCGCCATGCGCGCCGAGCCGGCATGCCGGCGGTGCTGGCGGACGAGGAGCTGCACCTGCACGCCCATCCGCTGCTCGCGGCGTGGGGCAAGCAGGGACGCGACTTCATCGGCCTGCTCGACGAGCACGATGCGGGCGAGGCGCGCGACCGCTGCGCGCGCCGTTTCGCCGAGGTCGGCACGCGCATCGACCTCTTCGAGTCCCATGGCGAGGGCTGCCTGCTGCACCAACTGCAGGACGACATCCGCGACCTGCGCCCGCTCGCCGAGACGCGCGCGCGCTGGCCGGCGGTGGATCCCGCGACGGATGCGTCGATCCGCTTCCACGTCGCGCACGGTCCGCAGCGCGAGGTCGAGATCCTGCACGACCAGCTGCTCGCGGCCTTCAATGCCGACGCCAGCCTGCGCCCGCGCGATGTGATCGTGATGGTGCCGGATATCGACGCCTACGCGCCGCACATCCAGGCGGTGTTCGGGCTGCTCGACGCCGACGACCCGCGCTTCATCCCCTTCACGGTCGCCGACCAGGGGCTGCGCCACCACGATCCGCTGTTGAACGCGGTCGAGAAGCTGCTGGGCCTGCCGCAGTCGCGCGTGGCGGTGTCCGACGTGCTCGATCTCCTTGACGTGCCGGCGCTGCGCGCGCGCTTCAGTATTGCGGAGGATGACCTGCCGCTGCTGCACCGCTGGGTGCGCGGCGCGAACATCCGCTGGGGCCTGCACGCGGAGCAGCGCGCGAGTCTCGGCCTGCCCGCAGGGGCGGAGCGGAACTCGTGGCTGTTCGGGCTGCGCCGCATGCTGCTCGGCTATGCGGTGGGCGGTGCGGGCGATGCGGATGAGGCCTGGCAAGGCATCGAGCCCTACGATGAGATCGGCGGCCTCGATGCGGGCTTGGTCGGGCCGCTCGCGACGCTGCTGGAGCGCCTCGACGCGGCCTGGCGGGACCTGCGCGAGACGGCGACGGTGGAGGACTGGTGCCGGCGTCTGCGCGGCCTGCTCGCGGACTTCTTCGATCCCGCCGACGCGAGCGGGGCCTACACGCTGCAGCGGCTCGAATCGGCGCTGCAGCGGTGGCAGGACGCCTGCGCCGCGGCGGGGCTCGTCGAGGTGCTGCCGCTGTCGGTGGTACGCGAACACTGGCTCGCGCAGATGGACGACTCGGGCCTGTCGCAGCGCTTCTTCGCCGGCGCGGTGACCTTCGCGACGCTGATGCCGATGCGCGCGATCCCCTTCCGCCACGTGTGCCTTTTGGGCATGAACGACGGCGACTACCCGCGCACGCGCGTGCCGATGGATTTCGACCTGATGGGGCGCGACTACCGCCCCGGCGACCGTTCGCGCCGCGAGGACGACCGCTACCTGTTCCTGGAAGCGCTGCTGTCGGCGCGCGAGCGGCTGCACGTGAGCTGGGTCGGGCGCAGCATCCACGACAACACCGCGCGTCCGCCCTCGGTGCTGGTCGGGCAGCTGCGCGACCACCTCGCGGCCGGCTGGCGGCTCGTGGGGCACGACGGCGAGGATGCGGAGGAGGGGCTCCTCGCCGCGCTCACCGTCGAGCACCGCCTGCAGCCCTTCAGCCCGGATTACTTCCCGGTCGACGGCACCGGCTCGCCGCTGTTTACGTATGCGCGCGAGTGGCACGATGGGCCTCATCGAGGCGAGGGTCTCGCGGCCGATGCCGCGCCGCTGGCGCCGCTCGACGAGAGCGAGCCGCTGACGCTGCGCGAGCTCGCCGACTTCCTCAAGGAGCCCGCGAAGGTCTTCCTGCGCCGGCGCCTGGGGGTGTATTTCGAGCTGCCCGACCCGTCCAGCGAGGACCATGAACCCTTTGCGCTCGACGCGCTGCAGAACTGGCAGCTGCAGGACGAGCTGATCGCTGCCCAGCTGGATGCGCTGGGCCGCGGCGAGGAGCGCGAGGCGGCGCTGGAGCGGGCGCTCGCGCGCATCGAACGGCGCGGCGAGCTCGCGCCGGGGCACTTTGCGGCGCTGATGCAGGCCGAGCTCGCCGAGCCGATGGAGAGCCTCTTCGAACGCTATGCGAAGGCGCTCGCGGACTGGCCCGAGGCGGTCGAGCCGGACGAGGACGTCGCGTTCGAACACTCGGTCGGCGGCGCGCGGCTCGTCGTCGCGGACCGTCTCGGCGGCCTGCGCCGCGGCGCGGACGGCCGGCGTGGCCGCGTCGTGCTGGAACGCAGCGGGCTGGTCACGAAGGACAAGAGATACCGGCGCGACAAGCTGCTGCGCCACTGGATCGCGCACGTCGCGGGCCACCTCGCGGGGGCGCCGATGACCAGCCTCGTCGTCGGCAAGGTCGGCGATGCGCCGATCGATGCGCTCGACGTCGACGCCGCGCGCGGCTGGTTCGGCAGCCTGCTCGACGCCTGGCACGCGGGCCTCGCGCGGCCGCTGCCGCTGGCCGCGAAGACGGCCTTCGCGTGGCTCGACAAGGGCGGCCGGGCCGATACGCCGCGCGACGGCGATGCCGGTCGTGCCGCGCGGCTCGCGTACGAAGGGGATGGCTTCAAGCTGCGCGGCGAGATCGAGGACAGCCCGTACCTCGCGCGCGCCTGGCCGGACTTCGACGCGCTGTGGGCCGACGGCGAATTCGCGCGTCTCGCCGACACGCTGCTGCGGCCGGTCTATCAGGGGATCGGCACGCCCAAGGACTACAAGCTGGGCCTCGCGAAAGGGGCCGAGGCATGA
- the recB gene encoding exodeoxyribonuclease V subunit beta: MTTPLPTAPRKLDPLAFPLHGSRLIEASAGTGKTFTIAALYVRLVLGHGGEAAFARALTPPEILVVTFTDAATKELRDRIRARLAEAAGYFRVDPADVDAMARGKDFLHDLRADYLPEAWPGCARKLQLAAEWMDEAAVSTIHGWCKRMLNEHAFDSDSLFTQQLETDQRELLAEVVRDFWRSFFVPLDEDAVAAIAGWWATPDALQGELGKLVEHADALEDAPEPAGAVAAARDETAQALATLKAPWAQWADELEELLDAGIATKQVVGSKIQRRYYEPWLAALRSWACDPAAASPDLKKGWERFTPEGMAEAWKDGNPPAHPAFAEIPRLKAALADLPDARAELLRFAARWVARHFAAEQQRRAQMGFNDLLTRLDAALRQPNGERLAEVIRRQFPVALIDEFQDTDPVQYDIFDRVYRIAANPADSGVVLIGDPKQAIYAFRGADIFTYLRARRDAGGRLFTLGTNYRSTEAMVAAVNRCFAQAEGCEGGEGAFLFRRQDDNPVPFQVVEANGRRERLVVDGAPVTALTCWALDPREAGKAVGVMDYRARMAASCAAEIIHLLNLGQHGRAGFAREGDALAALRPADVAILVNSRKEANAVRAALAAGGVRSVYLSDQESVFASPQAQELQRWLAACAEPDDDGLLRAALATPCLGLDWAALDRLRRDELEWEDRVLQFRDYRQVWRRQGVLPMLRRLLGDFGAPRRLLGAAGDATAGAPPDGERALTDLLHLAELLQHASVALDGEHALIRHLAEQRVDAENGDDARKLRLESDADLVQVVTVHKSKGLEYPLVFLPFACAYRPVDPEDLPIKRHDDTGRLRLVLEPEGDDVAQADHERLGEDLRKLYVALTRARHATWIGVAPVDKLERSALGYLLAGGAAIATDALPDALNALRGDCAHIAVEPAPAPAGERFVPRVARTELGAAREPRRPVREFWWIASYSALRTAEAGAAEGGAGESARPAGAESVPPAAQTPAEETFAETLAEPPGAPAAPGGDQRLHRFACGPGPGTFLHEILEWAAREGFGRVLAAPERARDMIARRCAVRGWSHWTETLTRWLLDFIATPLPLPDGDAPRLADLAGARPEMEFWFETHRADLVRLDALVRAHTLAAAPRPELAPGQLNGMLKGFIDLVFEHRGRYYVADYKSNWLGPDDAAYTPAAMRDAVLAKRYELQYVLYLFALHRLLKSRLPDYDYDRHVGGAVYLFLRGSRAPTRGVHAERPPRALIEALDAEFGGGCATGGAI; the protein is encoded by the coding sequence ATGACGACCCCCCTCCCGACCGCCCCCCGCAAGCTCGACCCGCTCGCCTTCCCGCTGCACGGCAGCCGTCTCATCGAGGCGAGCGCCGGCACCGGCAAGACCTTCACGATCGCTGCGCTGTACGTGCGCCTCGTACTCGGCCACGGCGGCGAGGCTGCTTTCGCGCGCGCGCTGACGCCGCCGGAGATCCTCGTCGTGACCTTCACCGATGCCGCGACCAAGGAGCTGCGCGACCGCATCCGCGCGCGCCTCGCCGAGGCGGCCGGGTATTTCCGTGTCGACCCGGCGGATGTTGACGCAATGGCGCGCGGCAAGGACTTCCTGCACGACCTGCGCGCCGACTATCTGCCGGAAGCCTGGCCCGGCTGCGCGCGCAAGCTGCAGCTCGCCGCCGAGTGGATGGACGAGGCCGCGGTGTCGACGATCCACGGCTGGTGCAAGCGCATGCTCAACGAGCACGCCTTCGACAGCGACAGCCTGTTCACGCAGCAACTCGAAACCGACCAGCGCGAACTGCTCGCCGAGGTCGTGCGCGACTTCTGGCGCAGCTTCTTCGTGCCGCTCGACGAGGACGCAGTCGCCGCGATCGCCGGCTGGTGGGCGACGCCGGACGCGCTGCAGGGCGAGCTCGGCAAGCTCGTCGAGCATGCCGACGCGCTGGAGGATGCGCCGGAGCCGGCCGGCGCGGTCGCCGCCGCACGCGACGAGACGGCGCAGGCGCTCGCCACGCTGAAGGCGCCGTGGGCGCAGTGGGCCGACGAACTGGAGGAACTGCTCGATGCCGGCATTGCGACGAAACAGGTCGTCGGCAGCAAGATCCAGCGGCGCTATTACGAACCGTGGCTCGCTGCGCTGCGCAGCTGGGCCTGCGATCCCGCGGCCGCGTCGCCCGATCTGAAGAAGGGCTGGGAGCGCTTCACGCCCGAGGGTATGGCCGAGGCGTGGAAGGACGGCAATCCGCCCGCCCACCCCGCCTTCGCCGAGATCCCCCGCCTGAAGGCGGCGCTCGCCGACCTGCCGGACGCGCGGGCCGAGCTGCTGCGCTTCGCCGCACGCTGGGTCGCCCGGCACTTCGCCGCCGAGCAGCAGCGGCGTGCACAGATGGGATTCAACGATCTCCTCACGCGCCTCGACGCCGCGCTGCGCCAGCCCAACGGCGAACGTCTGGCGGAAGTGATCCGCCGGCAGTTTCCGGTCGCGCTGATCGACGAATTCCAGGACACCGACCCGGTTCAGTACGACATCTTCGACCGCGTCTATCGCATCGCCGCGAATCCCGCCGACAGCGGCGTGGTGCTGATCGGCGACCCCAAGCAGGCGATCTACGCCTTCCGCGGCGCGGATATCTTCACCTATCTGCGCGCGCGCCGCGACGCGGGCGGGCGGCTGTTCACGCTCGGCACGAACTACCGCTCGACCGAGGCGATGGTCGCCGCGGTGAACCGCTGCTTCGCGCAGGCCGAGGGCTGCGAGGGGGGTGAGGGCGCCTTCCTGTTCCGCAGGCAGGACGACAACCCCGTGCCCTTCCAGGTGGTCGAGGCCAATGGGCGGCGCGAGCGCCTCGTCGTGGACGGGGCGCCGGTCACCGCGCTGACATGCTGGGCGCTCGATCCCCGCGAGGCGGGCAAGGCGGTCGGCGTCATGGACTATCGCGCGCGCATGGCCGCGAGCTGCGCCGCAGAGATCATCCACCTCTTGAACCTCGGCCAGCACGGGCGGGCGGGTTTCGCACGTGAAGGAGACGCACTCGCCGCGCTGCGCCCGGCCGACGTCGCGATCCTCGTCAACAGCCGCAAGGAGGCCAATGCCGTGCGCGCCGCGCTGGCTGCGGGCGGGGTGCGCAGCGTCTATCTCTCCGACCAGGAGTCGGTGTTCGCCAGCCCGCAGGCGCAGGAGCTGCAGCGCTGGCTCGCCGCCTGCGCTGAACCGGACGACGATGGCCTGCTGCGCGCCGCGCTCGCGACCCCCTGCCTCGGCCTCGACTGGGCCGCGCTCGACCGGCTGCGCCGCGACGAGCTCGAATGGGAAGACCGCGTGCTGCAGTTCCGCGACTACCGCCAGGTGTGGCGCCGCCAGGGCGTGCTGCCGATGCTGCGCCGCCTGCTGGGGGACTTCGGCGCGCCGCGGCGGCTCCTCGGCGCGGCAGGGGACGCAACTGCGGGCGCGCCGCCCGATGGCGAGCGTGCGCTCACCGACCTGCTGCACCTCGCCGAACTGCTACAGCACGCGAGCGTCGCGCTCGACGGCGAACACGCGTTGATCCGTCACCTTGCCGAGCAGCGTGTCGACGCCGAGAACGGCGATGATGCGAGGAAACTGCGCCTCGAGAGCGATGCCGACCTCGTGCAGGTCGTCACCGTGCACAAGTCCAAGGGCCTCGAATACCCGCTCGTGTTCCTGCCCTTTGCGTGTGCCTATCGCCCCGTCGATCCCGAAGACCTGCCGATCAAGCGGCACGACGACACGGGCCGGCTCAGGCTCGTGCTGGAACCCGAGGGCGACGATGTCGCGCAAGCCGACCACGAACGCCTCGGCGAGGACCTGCGCAAGCTCTACGTCGCGCTGACGCGCGCGCGCCACGCGACCTGGATCGGCGTCGCACCGGTGGACAAGCTCGAGCGCAGCGCGCTGGGCTATCTCCTCGCCGGCGGCGCGGCGATCGCGACCGACGCCTTGCCCGACGCGCTGAATGCCCTGCGCGGCGACTGCGCCCATATCGCCGTCGAACCCGCCCCGGCGCCCGCGGGCGAGCGTTTCGTGCCGCGCGTCGCCCGTACCGAGCTCGGCGCCGCGCGCGAACCGCGCCGGCCGGTGCGCGAGTTCTGGTGGATCGCGAGCTATTCGGCGCTGCGTACCGCCGAGGCGGGCGCTGCGGAAGGGGGCGCGGGCGAGTCCGCACGCCCTGCCGGCGCCGAATCCGTGCCGCCCGCGGCACAAACGCCGGCCGAAGAGACCTTCGCCGAGACCCTGGCCGAGCCCCCCGGCGCGCCGGCCGCGCCCGGCGGCGACCAGCGCCTGCACCGCTTCGCGTGCGGCCCCGGCCCCGGCACCTTCCTGCACGAGATCCTCGAATGGGCCGCGCGCGAAGGCTTCGGCCGCGTGCTCGCGGCGCCCGAGCGCGCCCGCGACATGATCGCGCGCCGCTGCGCCGTGCGCGGCTGGAGCCACTGGACGGAGACGCTTACGCGCTGGCTGCTCGACTTCATCGCGACGCCGCTGCCGCTGCCCGACGGCGACGCGCCGCGGCTGGCCGATCTCGCGGGCGCCCGCCCGGAGATGGAGTTCTGGTTCGAGACTCACCGCGCCGACCTCGTGCGCCTCGACGCCCTCGTGCGCGCCCACACGCTTGCTGCTGCGCCGCGCCCGGAACTCGCCCCGGGCCAGCTCAACGGCATGCTGAAGGGCTTCATCGACCTCGTCTTCGAACACCGCGGGCGTTACTACGTGGCCGACTACAAATCCAACTGGCTGGGGCCCGACGACGCAGCCTACACGCCCGCCGCGATGCGCGACGCGGTGCTGGCGAAGCGCTACGAGCTGCAATACGTGCTCTACCTCTTCGCGCTGCACCGCCTGCTGAAGTCGCGCCTGCCCGACTACGACTACGACCGCCACGTCGGCGGCGCGGTGTACCTCTTCCTGCGCGGCAGCCGCGCGCCGACCCGCGGCGTGCATGCCGAGCGCCCGCCACGTGCGCTGATCGAGGCGCTGGATGCGGAGTTCGGTGGCGGGTGCGCGACCGGTGGGGCTATTTGA
- a CDS encoding toxin-antitoxin system: MAQVVVRNLEEEVKAGLKARAGRHGWSMEEEVRQILRRAVIEEDAARPRLGSRIAARFAGAGLTEPLPELHGEGIAPMEFGE; the protein is encoded by the coding sequence ATGGCACAAGTCGTTGTTCGCAATCTCGAGGAAGAGGTCAAGGCCGGTCTGAAGGCGCGCGCCGGCCGCCACGGCTGGAGCATGGAGGAAGAGGTGCGGCAGATCCTGCGGCGTGCGGTGATCGAGGAGGACGCGGCGCGCCCGCGGCTGGGCTCGCGCATTGCCGCGCGCTTTGCCGGCGCCGGACTGACGGAACCCTTGCCCGAACTGCACGGCGAAGGGATCGCGCCGATGGAGTTCGGTGAATGA
- a CDS encoding type II toxin-antitoxin system VapC family toxin — protein sequence MILLDTNVLSALMQQQPDERVVVWLDEQPAESVWISSVTLFEARYGLALLAPGRRRAALQERFDLLVREDLENRVLLFDASAAAYAAELAAERRNAGRPVDMRDTFIAGIALSRRATIATRNTRHFDDLSVPVVNPWGEHA from the coding sequence ATGATCCTGCTCGACACCAATGTCCTGTCGGCGCTGATGCAGCAACAGCCGGACGAGCGCGTCGTCGTGTGGCTCGACGAGCAACCGGCCGAATCGGTGTGGATCAGCAGCGTGACGCTGTTCGAGGCGCGCTACGGCCTGGCGCTGCTCGCACCGGGGCGCCGCCGCGCAGCGCTGCAGGAGCGCTTCGACCTGCTCGTGCGCGAGGACCTCGAAAACCGCGTGCTGCTCTTCGACGCCAGTGCCGCCGCCTACGCCGCCGAGCTCGCGGCCGAGCGCCGCAATGCCGGCCGCCCGGTCGACATGCGCGACACCTTCATTGCCGGTATCGCGCTGTCGCGGCGTGCGACGATTGCGACCCGCAACACCCGGCACTTCGACGACCTGTCGGTGCCGGTCGTGAATCCCTGGGGCGAGCATGCGTGA